The following are encoded in a window of Variovorax paradoxus genomic DNA:
- the gcvP gene encoding aminomethyl-transferring glycine dehydrogenase, whose amino-acid sequence MPIPALPSLQELENAEEFLARHIGIDAADEARMLPVIGSETRAELIDGIVPAAIRRARPMRLPAPVTEADALAELKTLASKNKVFKSFIGQGYYGTHTPGVILRNILENPAWYTAYTPYQAEISQGRMEALLNFQTMVCDLTGMAIANASMLDEATAAAEAMTLAKRSVKSKSNVFLVSGDCHPQTIEVIKTRAAPLGIEVKVSTVSETLPHLMVSGEFFGVLAQYPATTGHVHDLRPLAGHAHQCDAAFIVAADLLALTLLVAPGEFDADIVCGTTQRFGMPLCNGGPHAAYLACRDSFKRSLPGRLVGVSVDTHGQPAYRLALQTREQHIRREKATSNICTAQVLPAVVASMYAVYHGPDGLTRIAQRVAVLTAILAKGLSQMGREPVNSTAFDSLTIRTGDDTAAIIERAQAGGVNLRQRLQQHLGISLDETTTRADIETLWALFVPAGTAMPRFDELAESTTPLIPDDLRRTSAFLTHPVFNTHKSETAMLRYIRSLSDKDLALDRSMIPLGSCTMKLNATSEMIPITWPEFANIHPFAPADQLQGYAQLDAQLRAWLCEATGYAGISLQPNAGSQGEYAGLLAIKSFHEAKGQGHRNICLIPSSAHGTNPASAQMVGLQVVVTACDAQGNVDMDDLKRACEKHSAHLAAVMITYPSTHGVFETRVKELCELVHEHGGRVYVDGANMNALVGVAAPGEFGGDVSHLNLHKTFCIPHGGGGPGVGPVCVVEDLVPYLPGHATAGVPSNGVGAVSAAPLGNAAVLPISWMYCRMMGAKGLQAATETAILSANYISARLKDHYPTLYASPNGHVAHECILDLRPLKDTSGVTAEDVAKRLIDYGFHAPTLSFPVPGTLMVEPTESEPLAELDRFVDAMIAIRGEIRRVEEGVWSKDDNPLKHAPHTAASLLGSEWSHPYSRELGAFPLAELKQAKYWPPIGRVDNVYGDRNLFCSCVPVGDYQEAEEA is encoded by the coding sequence ATGCCGATTCCCGCCCTTCCCTCTTTGCAAGAACTAGAGAACGCCGAAGAATTTCTCGCCCGCCACATCGGCATCGATGCAGCGGACGAGGCGCGCATGCTGCCGGTGATCGGCTCGGAAACGCGTGCGGAGCTCATCGACGGCATCGTGCCGGCGGCCATCCGCCGTGCCCGGCCGATGCGCCTGCCCGCGCCGGTGACCGAAGCCGACGCGCTGGCCGAGCTGAAGACGCTGGCGTCGAAGAACAAGGTGTTCAAGAGCTTCATCGGCCAGGGCTACTACGGCACGCACACGCCGGGCGTGATCCTGCGCAACATCCTCGAGAACCCCGCCTGGTACACGGCCTACACGCCCTACCAGGCCGAAATCTCGCAGGGCCGCATGGAAGCCCTGCTCAACTTCCAGACGATGGTGTGCGACCTCACGGGCATGGCCATCGCCAACGCCTCGATGCTCGACGAGGCCACGGCAGCCGCCGAGGCCATGACGCTCGCCAAGCGCAGCGTGAAGAGCAAGAGCAACGTGTTCCTCGTGTCGGGCGATTGCCACCCGCAGACCATCGAGGTCATCAAGACGCGCGCCGCGCCGCTGGGCATCGAGGTCAAGGTGAGCACCGTGTCGGAAACGCTGCCGCACCTGATGGTGAGCGGCGAGTTCTTCGGCGTGCTCGCGCAGTACCCCGCCACCACCGGCCACGTGCACGACCTGCGCCCGCTCGCGGGCCACGCGCACCAGTGCGACGCCGCCTTCATCGTCGCGGCCGACCTGCTGGCGCTGACTCTCTTGGTCGCCCCCGGCGAGTTCGATGCCGACATCGTCTGCGGCACCACGCAGCGCTTCGGCATGCCGCTGTGCAACGGCGGCCCGCACGCCGCCTACCTGGCCTGCCGCGATTCGTTCAAGCGCTCGCTGCCCGGTCGCCTCGTCGGCGTGAGCGTCGACACGCACGGCCAGCCCGCCTACCGCCTCGCGCTGCAGACGCGCGAGCAGCACATCCGCCGCGAAAAGGCCACTTCGAACATCTGCACCGCGCAGGTGCTGCCGGCCGTGGTCGCCAGCATGTACGCCGTGTACCACGGCCCCGACGGCCTCACGCGCATTGCGCAGCGCGTGGCCGTGCTCACCGCCATCCTCGCCAAGGGCCTGTCGCAGATGGGCCGCGAGCCGGTGAACTCCACCGCCTTCGACTCGCTGACGATCCGCACCGGCGACGACACGGCTGCGATCATCGAGCGCGCGCAGGCCGGCGGCGTCAACCTGCGCCAGCGCCTGCAGCAGCACCTGGGCATTTCGCTGGACGAAACCACCACGCGCGCCGACATCGAAACCCTGTGGGCGCTGTTCGTGCCCGCCGGCACCGCGATGCCGCGCTTCGACGAACTGGCCGAGAGCACCACGCCGCTGATTCCCGACGACCTGCGTCGCACCAGCGCCTTCCTCACGCACCCGGTGTTCAACACCCACAAGAGCGAAACCGCGATGCTGCGCTACATCCGCAGCCTCTCGGACAAGGACCTCGCGCTCGACCGCAGCATGATCCCTCTGGGCAGCTGCACCATGAAGCTCAATGCGACCAGCGAGATGATCCCCATCACCTGGCCCGAGTTCGCGAACATCCACCCCTTTGCGCCCGCCGACCAGCTGCAGGGCTACGCCCAGCTCGACGCGCAGCTGCGCGCGTGGCTGTGCGAGGCCACGGGCTACGCGGGCATCAGCCTGCAGCCCAATGCGGGCTCGCAGGGCGAGTACGCGGGCCTGCTGGCCATCAAATCGTTCCACGAAGCCAAGGGCCAGGGCCACCGCAACATCTGCCTGATTCCCTCGTCGGCGCACGGCACCAACCCGGCCAGCGCCCAGATGGTGGGCCTGCAGGTGGTGGTGACGGCCTGCGACGCGCAAGGCAACGTCGACATGGACGACCTGAAGCGCGCCTGCGAAAAACACAGCGCCCACCTGGCCGCCGTGATGATCACCTACCCGAGCACGCACGGCGTGTTCGAAACGCGCGTGAAGGAACTCTGCGAACTCGTGCATGAACACGGCGGCCGCGTGTACGTCGACGGCGCCAACATGAACGCGCTGGTCGGCGTGGCCGCGCCGGGCGAGTTCGGCGGCGACGTGAGCCACCTGAACCTGCACAAGACCTTCTGCATTCCGCACGGCGGCGGCGGCCCGGGCGTCGGCCCGGTCTGCGTGGTCGAAGACCTCGTGCCGTACCTGCCGGGCCATGCGACGGCCGGCGTGCCCTCGAACGGCGTGGGCGCCGTGTCGGCCGCGCCGCTGGGCAATGCGGCCGTGCTGCCGATCAGCTGGATGTACTGCCGCATGATGGGCGCCAAGGGCCTGCAGGCCGCGACCGAAACGGCCATCCTCAGCGCCAACTACATCAGCGCACGCCTCAAGGACCACTACCCCACGCTGTACGCGAGCCCCAACGGCCACGTCGCGCACGAGTGCATCCTGGACCTGCGCCCGCTCAAGGACACCAGCGGCGTCACCGCCGAAGACGTGGCCAAGCGCCTCATCGACTACGGCTTCCACGCGCCCACGCTGAGCTTCCCCGTGCCCGGCACGCTGATGGTCGAGCCGACCGAAAGCGAACCGCTGGCCGAGCTCGACCGCTTTGTCGACGCGATGATCGCCATCCGCGGCGAGATCCGCCGCGTCGAAGAAGGCGTCTGGTCGAAGGACGACAACCCGCTCAAGCACGCGCCGCACACCGCCGCGAGCCTGCTCGGCAGCGAGTGGAGCCACCCCTACTCGCGCGAACTCGGCGCGTTCCCGCTGGCCGAACTCAAGCAGGCCAAGTACTGGCCGCCGATCGGCCGCGTCGACAACGTCTACGGCGACCGCAACCTGTTCTGCAGCTGCGTGCCGGTGGGCGACTACCAGGAAGCCGAAGAGGCCTGA
- a CDS encoding MFS transporter, with the protein MNTRRLGLLTGTHAVNDLYQGLVPALLPFMVLERGYSYTAVSGLMLAATGLSSVVQPLFGLYADRHPRAWLVPVGFLVAALGVVLAGLSQSYLLTWIAVALCGLGIAAYHPPATVAARAAGGASQKAMSVFSVGGTIGASFAPVLAATVVGGGSLSRSYLLGIPAVAMGVVWVAVNARRGAVASHAAAAAARAAQARTQVLKPHNDWRAFSLLVATIVGWSIPYVTVLSMLSLRITRDLHGTTFQGAAALTAFTAAGAVGTLAGGWLGDRIGRMGTIRCGYLLALPAMAGLVLASTPGAALACTAWLGMSMFLPFAAQVTLAQDYLPRNPATASGITLGLALSVGGLVSPLFGLLSDARGLGVTLTVVLCVLCVATVLALRLRNRAVQVMAGEAAAA; encoded by the coding sequence ATGAACACGCGCCGACTCGGGCTGCTCACCGGCACCCATGCCGTCAACGACCTCTACCAGGGCCTCGTGCCCGCGCTGCTGCCCTTCATGGTGCTGGAACGCGGCTACAGCTACACGGCCGTGAGCGGCCTGATGCTGGCGGCCACCGGGCTGTCGAGCGTGGTGCAGCCGCTGTTCGGCCTGTACGCCGACCGCCACCCGCGCGCCTGGCTGGTGCCCGTGGGCTTCCTGGTGGCGGCGCTGGGCGTGGTGCTGGCGGGCCTGAGCCAGAGCTACCTGCTGACCTGGATCGCGGTCGCGCTGTGCGGGCTGGGCATCGCGGCCTACCACCCGCCCGCCACCGTGGCGGCGCGCGCGGCCGGGGGCGCGTCGCAGAAAGCGATGAGCGTGTTCTCGGTGGGCGGCACCATCGGCGCCTCGTTCGCGCCCGTGCTGGCGGCCACGGTGGTGGGCGGCGGCAGCCTGTCGCGCAGCTACCTGCTGGGCATTCCTGCGGTGGCGATGGGCGTGGTGTGGGTCGCGGTGAACGCGCGGCGCGGTGCCGTCGCCAGCCACGCGGCCGCCGCGGCGGCGCGCGCCGCGCAGGCCCGCACCCAGGTGCTGAAACCGCACAACGACTGGCGCGCCTTCAGCCTGCTGGTCGCGACCATCGTGGGCTGGTCGATCCCGTACGTCACGGTGCTGTCGATGCTCTCGCTGCGCATCACGCGCGACCTGCACGGCACCACCTTCCAGGGCGCCGCGGCGCTCACCGCCTTCACTGCAGCGGGTGCCGTGGGCACGCTGGCCGGCGGCTGGCTCGGCGACCGCATCGGGCGCATGGGCACGATTCGCTGCGGCTACCTGCTCGCGCTGCCGGCGATGGCGGGCCTCGTGCTCGCGTCGACCCCGGGCGCAGCGCTGGCCTGCACCGCGTGGCTTGGCATGAGCATGTTCCTGCCCTTCGCCGCGCAGGTGACGCTCGCGCAGGACTACCTGCCGCGCAACCCGGCCACCGCCAGCGGCATCACGCTCGGGCTCGCGCTCTCGGTCGGCGGGCTGGTGTCGCCGCTGTTCGGCCTGCTGTCGGACGCACGCGGGCTCGGCGTGACGCTCACGGTGGTGTTGTGCGTGCTGTGCGTTGCGACCGTGCTGGCCTTGCGGCTTCGCAACCGCGCGGTGCAGGTGATGGCGGGCGAGGCTGCTGCGGCCTGA
- a CDS encoding alpha/beta hydrolase — MTSLHLPLQFLHHPAPSGGPEPWLLVLMHGVGSNEQDLFGLARMMPPQFHVLSLRAPYVLSPGSYAWFEFQVLADGGRRIDEEQERESRFLIGEMVASASQQLGIPPERVVVGGFSQGGIMSLSLLLTQPEKLRAALVWHSRLLPEVVPHIASPEAFAGKALWVSHGSADNVIPPSAAQATRELARGLPLALSGSDFPGAHEIRPAELQGTLAWLQALSAGATPHATAR; from the coding sequence ATGACATCGCTCCATCTGCCTCTGCAGTTCCTGCACCATCCCGCACCCTCGGGTGGCCCTGAACCCTGGCTGCTCGTGCTGATGCACGGCGTGGGCAGCAACGAGCAAGACCTGTTCGGTTTGGCGCGCATGATGCCGCCGCAGTTCCATGTGCTGAGCCTGCGCGCGCCGTACGTGCTGTCGCCTGGTTCCTATGCGTGGTTCGAGTTCCAGGTGCTGGCCGACGGCGGTCGCCGCATCGACGAGGAACAGGAGCGCGAAAGCCGCTTCCTCATCGGCGAGATGGTCGCGTCGGCGTCGCAGCAGTTGGGCATTCCGCCTGAGCGCGTGGTGGTCGGCGGCTTCAGCCAGGGCGGGATCATGTCGCTGTCGCTGCTGCTCACGCAGCCCGAGAAGCTGCGCGCCGCGCTGGTGTGGCACAGCCGGCTGCTGCCCGAGGTGGTGCCGCACATCGCTTCGCCCGAGGCCTTCGCGGGCAAGGCGCTGTGGGTGAGCCACGGCAGCGCCGACAACGTGATTCCGCCGAGCGCCGCGCAGGCCACGCGCGAACTGGCGCGCGGGCTGCCGCTGGCGCTGTCGGGTTCGGACTTTCCGGGCGCGCACGAAATCCGCCCGGCCGAGCTGCAGGGCACGCTGGCGTGGCTGCAGGCGCTCAGCGCGGGCGCAACCCCGCACGCCACGGCGCGCTGA
- a CDS encoding N-acetylmuramoyl-L-alanine amidase — protein MPSPKSYHFTLPKSKRPGEVSLNEPWYPGVQPYWPTCTTKRSVDPIMGITTVVIHATAGGSSAGAISVMKKPTDAASFHWLVPDEDEDQHGELVWACVPEALAAWHVRNAASHPDVNDGARRVNHWSLGIEVVNKQELDPFSPWQVEITARIVRHCWAKYPNLAHVVSHAKLDPDRRTDPGTLFDWERFKHLVLNGEADAIPVAVASAKPLSELPASEALGCCHT, from the coding sequence ATGCCGAGTCCGAAGAGCTATCACTTCACGCTTCCCAAGTCGAAACGACCGGGCGAAGTCTCCCTCAACGAGCCGTGGTACCCCGGCGTGCAGCCCTACTGGCCGACGTGCACGACGAAGCGATCGGTCGATCCGATCATGGGCATCACCACGGTGGTCATTCACGCAACGGCCGGTGGGTCGTCTGCCGGCGCCATCTCGGTGATGAAAAAGCCGACCGATGCCGCCTCTTTCCACTGGCTGGTGCCCGATGAAGATGAGGACCAGCACGGCGAACTCGTCTGGGCCTGCGTGCCGGAGGCGCTCGCGGCATGGCACGTGCGCAATGCGGCCTCGCATCCCGATGTGAACGACGGCGCCAGGCGCGTCAACCACTGGTCGCTTGGCATCGAGGTCGTGAACAAGCAGGAGCTCGACCCGTTCTCCCCTTGGCAAGTCGAGATCACGGCCCGCATCGTTCGCCATTGCTGGGCCAAGTACCCCAACCTCGCCCACGTGGTCTCGCACGCCAAGCTGGACCCGGACCGCCGCACCGATCCGGGCACCTTGTTCGATTGGGAGCGCTTCAAGCATCTGGTGCTGAACGGCGAGGCCGATGCCATTCCCGTGGCGGTCGCTTCCGCCAAGCCGCTCTCTGAACTGCCGGCGTCCGAGGCGCTGGGGTGCTGCCACACCTGA
- a CDS encoding NAD(P)H-dependent flavin oxidoreductase yields MTTLQQILGTELPLIQAPMAGVQGSAMAIAVSNAGALGSLPCAMLAPDAMRSELAAIRAGTDKPYNVNFFCHTPPVPSDAREATWRGALAPYYAEFGIDPAAIPTGPGRNPFSADVAHLLAEFKPPVVSFHFGLPPEALLAQVRGWGAKVLASATTVEEALWLEANGADAVIAQGLEAGGHRGHFLSHDLTKQIGTFALLPQLVRALKVPVIAAGGIADADGVAAAMALGAAGVQVGTAYLLTPEATTSALHRAALKGEAARHTALTNLFTGRPARGIVNRVMRELGPIGPAPEFPLATSGIAPLRAKAEAQGSGDFSPLWSGQNATGCREVSSAEVTRALAKGFR; encoded by the coding sequence ATGACGACCTTGCAACAGATCCTCGGCACCGAACTTCCATTGATCCAGGCGCCGATGGCCGGCGTGCAGGGCAGCGCGATGGCCATCGCGGTCAGCAACGCCGGCGCCCTCGGGTCGCTGCCGTGCGCGATGCTCGCGCCCGATGCGATGCGCAGCGAACTTGCAGCGATCCGCGCCGGCACCGACAAGCCCTACAACGTCAACTTCTTCTGCCACACGCCGCCGGTGCCGAGCGATGCGCGCGAAGCCACGTGGCGCGGCGCGCTGGCACCGTACTACGCGGAGTTCGGCATCGATCCTGCCGCCATTCCGACCGGGCCGGGGCGCAACCCGTTCAGCGCCGACGTGGCCCACCTGCTCGCCGAGTTCAAGCCGCCGGTGGTGAGCTTCCATTTCGGCCTGCCGCCCGAGGCGTTGCTGGCGCAGGTGCGCGGCTGGGGCGCGAAGGTGCTGGCCTCGGCCACTACCGTCGAAGAGGCGTTGTGGCTCGAGGCGAACGGCGCCGACGCGGTCATCGCACAGGGGCTCGAGGCCGGCGGGCACCGCGGGCACTTCCTGTCGCACGACCTCACGAAGCAGATCGGCACTTTCGCGCTGTTGCCGCAGCTGGTGCGCGCCCTGAAGGTGCCGGTGATCGCGGCCGGCGGCATCGCGGATGCCGACGGCGTGGCTGCGGCCATGGCGCTGGGCGCGGCGGGCGTGCAGGTGGGCACGGCCTATCTGCTGACACCCGAGGCCACGACCAGCGCGCTGCACCGCGCGGCACTCAAGGGCGAGGCCGCGCGCCACACGGCGCTCACCAACCTGTTCACGGGCCGGCCCGCGCGCGGCATCGTCAACCGCGTGATGCGCGAGCTCGGGCCCATCGGCCCGGCGCCGGAATTCCCGCTCGCCACCTCGGGCATCGCGCCGCTGCGCGCCAAGGCCGAGGCGCAGGGCAGCGGCGATTTTTCTCCGCTGTGGTCGGGGCAGAACGCCACCGGCTGCCGCGAGGTGTCGTCGGCCGAGGTCACGCGGGCGCTGGCCAAGGGCTTTCGCTGA
- a CDS encoding UDP-N-acetylglucosamine 1-carboxyvinyltransferase, producing the protein MSNLIVHGGTPLRGRIIPSANKNAVLPVLCATLLTGEPLRLLGVPDITDVRKILDIFRTLGSEVRMDHESGTLELHHRETAFDAARHRLPEEMRSSIMLVPPLLARFGVARLEDNVKGCTLGVREIDPHVEVFQRFGGEVERTEGSLLVYAPGRLTPTDHWLDYASVTTTENFVLCAAAAGGTSTLTNAASEPHVQEFCRFMAMIGVRIEGMGTSRLTVHGGATLGGGEFRFDEDFHEITTFLALGAITGGDVVVRNTAPGNFPLIDRTFAKFGVQIEHADGWSRAIRTGPLKVQTPFTSNVLTKVEAAPWPYFPVDLLPIFIALGVRAQGNAMFWNKVYDGALGWTGELSKFGAHVFSSDPHRLITFGGHALTPAVVESPYIIRVAIALFMVAASIEGKSEIRNATPIRRAHPRFVENLRSLGVQVEWTSEE; encoded by the coding sequence ATGTCCAACCTCATCGTGCACGGCGGTACGCCCCTTCGCGGCCGCATCATTCCCTCCGCCAACAAGAACGCGGTGCTGCCGGTGCTCTGCGCCACCTTGCTCACCGGCGAACCGCTGCGGCTGCTCGGGGTGCCCGACATCACCGACGTGCGCAAGATCCTCGACATCTTCCGCACGCTGGGCAGCGAGGTCCGCATGGACCACGAGAGCGGTACGCTCGAGCTGCACCACCGCGAAACCGCGTTCGACGCGGCCCGCCACCGGCTGCCCGAGGAAATGCGCTCGTCGATCATGCTGGTGCCGCCGCTGCTGGCGCGCTTCGGCGTGGCGCGGCTCGAAGACAACGTCAAGGGCTGCACGCTGGGCGTGCGCGAGATCGATCCGCACGTCGAGGTGTTCCAGCGCTTCGGCGGCGAGGTGGAGCGCACCGAGGGCTCGCTGCTGGTGTATGCGCCCGGCCGCCTCACGCCCACCGACCACTGGCTCGACTACGCCTCGGTGACGACCACCGAGAACTTCGTGCTGTGCGCGGCTGCCGCGGGCGGCACCTCGACGCTCACCAACGCCGCCTCGGAGCCGCACGTGCAGGAGTTCTGCCGCTTCATGGCCATGATCGGCGTGCGCATCGAGGGCATGGGCACCTCGCGGCTCACGGTGCATGGCGGCGCCACGCTGGGCGGCGGCGAGTTTCGCTTCGACGAAGACTTCCACGAGATCACCACCTTCCTGGCCCTGGGCGCGATCACGGGCGGCGACGTCGTGGTGCGCAACACCGCGCCCGGCAACTTTCCGCTGATCGACCGCACCTTCGCCAAGTTCGGCGTGCAGATCGAGCATGCCGACGGCTGGTCGCGCGCCATCCGCACCGGTCCGCTGAAGGTGCAGACGCCGTTCACGAGCAACGTGCTCACCAAGGTGGAGGCCGCGCCGTGGCCGTACTTCCCGGTCGACCTGCTGCCGATCTTCATTGCGCTGGGCGTGCGCGCGCAGGGCAACGCCATGTTCTGGAACAAGGTGTACGACGGTGCCTTGGGCTGGACCGGCGAGCTGTCGAAGTTCGGCGCGCACGTGTTCTCGTCCGATCCGCACCGGCTCATCACCTTCGGCGGCCATGCGCTCACGCCGGCGGTGGTCGAGAGCCCCTACATCATTCGCGTGGCGATCGCGCTGTTCATGGTGGCCGCGAGCATCGAAGGCAAGTCCGAGATCCGCAACGCCACGCCGATCCGACGCGCGCACCCGCGCTTCGTGGAAAACCTGCGCAGCCTGGGCGTGCAGGTGGAGTGGACCAGCGAGGAGTAA
- a CDS encoding DUF3014 domain-containing protein has translation MSDAESPRDTPEFRPRKEAPMGTIIGLALVVLVAAYFGWRWYQQQQLAPLPTAPVAIAPNDAPPPEPLKAAELTGPQNPVEVLAPPDAALPALPGSDARVIKAITELLGGKAVAAYLQPDGVVRRFVATVDNLPREQAPASKWPVRPAPQRFITEGPPQGGVQTIAANNAARYNGIVMLAGSVDPAKAAAVYARLYPLFQQAYEELGYPGRYFNDRFIAVIDHLLQAPEPTGPVQVKLVEVKGDIPSQRPWVRYEYADPKLESLSAGQKILVRMGPENERKMKASLRGFRERIATGDLAKKKQP, from the coding sequence ATGTCCGACGCCGAGTCCCCCCGCGACACCCCCGAATTCCGACCCCGCAAAGAAGCGCCGATGGGCACCATCATCGGCCTCGCGCTCGTCGTGTTGGTGGCCGCTTATTTCGGCTGGCGTTGGTACCAGCAGCAGCAACTGGCACCGCTGCCGACCGCGCCCGTGGCCATCGCTCCGAACGACGCGCCGCCCCCCGAGCCGCTCAAGGCCGCGGAACTGACGGGCCCGCAGAACCCGGTCGAGGTGCTCGCACCGCCCGACGCCGCATTGCCCGCGCTGCCCGGTTCCGATGCGCGCGTGATCAAGGCGATCACCGAGTTGCTGGGCGGCAAGGCCGTGGCGGCCTATCTGCAGCCTGACGGCGTGGTGCGGCGCTTCGTTGCCACGGTCGACAACCTGCCGCGCGAGCAGGCGCCCGCAAGCAAGTGGCCGGTGCGGCCCGCGCCGCAGCGCTTCATCACCGAAGGGCCGCCGCAGGGCGGTGTGCAGACCATCGCGGCGAACAACGCGGCGCGCTACAACGGCATCGTGATGCTGGCCGGGTCGGTCGATCCGGCCAAGGCGGCGGCAGTGTATGCGCGGCTGTACCCGCTGTTCCAGCAGGCGTACGAAGAGCTGGGCTATCCGGGGCGCTACTTCAACGACCGCTTCATCGCCGTGATCGACCACCTGCTGCAGGCGCCGGAGCCCACGGGGCCGGTGCAGGTGAAGCTGGTCGAGGTGAAGGGCGACATTCCCTCGCAACGGCCCTGGGTGCGTTACGAATACGCCGATCCGAAGCTCGAATCGCTCTCGGCCGGCCAGAAGATCCTGGTGCGCATGGGCCCCGAGAACGAGCGCAAGATGAAGGCCAGCCTGCGCGGCTTTCGCGAGCGGATCGCCACGGGCGACCTCGCGAAGAAGAAGCAGCCCTGA
- the gcvH gene encoding glycine cleavage system protein GcvH, with product MSIKYTKDHEWVAAEGGAATVGITVHAQDALGDVVFVDLPEVGKTFAQGEVAGVVESVKAAADVFMPVSGEITEVNEALRADPSLANSDPLASGWFFKVKLSEPAQLDALLDAATYDKFAAES from the coding sequence ATGAGCATCAAATACACCAAGGACCACGAATGGGTGGCGGCCGAAGGCGGCGCCGCCACCGTGGGCATCACCGTGCACGCGCAGGACGCGCTGGGCGACGTGGTGTTCGTCGACCTGCCCGAAGTCGGCAAGACCTTCGCCCAGGGCGAAGTCGCCGGTGTGGTCGAGTCGGTCAAGGCCGCCGCCGATGTGTTCATGCCCGTGTCGGGCGAGATCACCGAAGTGAACGAAGCGCTGCGCGCCGACCCGTCGCTGGCCAACAGCGACCCGCTGGCCTCCGGCTGGTTCTTCAAGGTCAAGCTGAGCGAGCCCGCGCAGCTCGACGCCCTGCTCGACGCGGCCACCTACGACAAGTTCGCCGCCGAATCCTGA
- the gcvT gene encoding glycine cleavage system aminomethyltransferase GcvT: MAASSASSDAQLLKTPLYDLHVELGARMVPFAGYSMPVQYPAGLMAEHKHTRDAAGLFDISHMGQLRLVGPDAAAAFETLMPVDVIDLPAGKQRYGLLLNDEGGILDDLMFFNEGHGSLFVIVNGACKVADIAHIQQKIGARCEVQPLPDHALLALQGPQAAATLARLSPGIERFVFMTGGAVQIGGIPAFVTRSGYTGEDGFEISVAGKDADALARLLLAQPEVKPVGLGARNSLRLEAGLCLYGNDIDTTTTPVEASLNWAIQKVRRAGGAREGGFPGAAKVLAQLAAVASGAAGHTDHDTLTRKRVGLVALERIPVRDGTLLQSLEGQDIGTVTSGLLGPTADRCVAMGYVAAAFAEPGTRVQAIVRGKPVPMEVSTMPFVPTRYYRG, from the coding sequence GTGGCCGCTTCTTCCGCTTCCTCCGACGCCCAACTTCTCAAGACACCGCTGTACGACCTCCACGTGGAGCTCGGCGCGCGCATGGTGCCTTTCGCCGGCTATTCGATGCCGGTCCAGTACCCCGCGGGCCTCATGGCCGAGCACAAGCACACGCGCGACGCGGCCGGCCTGTTCGACATCTCACACATGGGCCAGTTGCGCCTCGTCGGCCCCGATGCCGCCGCCGCCTTCGAAACCCTGATGCCCGTCGACGTGATCGACCTGCCGGCCGGCAAGCAGCGCTACGGTCTGCTGCTGAACGACGAGGGCGGCATCCTCGACGACCTGATGTTCTTCAACGAAGGCCACGGTTCGCTCTTCGTGATCGTCAACGGCGCCTGCAAGGTGGCCGACATCGCCCACATCCAGCAGAAGATCGGCGCGCGCTGCGAGGTGCAGCCCCTGCCCGACCACGCCTTGCTCGCGCTGCAGGGCCCGCAGGCCGCCGCCACGCTGGCGCGCCTGTCGCCCGGCATCGAGCGCTTCGTGTTCATGACCGGCGGCGCGGTGCAGATCGGCGGCATTCCCGCCTTCGTCACGCGCAGCGGCTACACCGGCGAAGACGGCTTCGAGATCTCGGTGGCCGGCAAGGACGCCGACGCCCTCGCCCGCCTGCTGCTCGCGCAGCCCGAGGTGAAGCCCGTCGGCCTGGGCGCGCGCAACTCGCTGCGGCTCGAAGCCGGCCTGTGCCTGTACGGCAACGACATCGACACCACCACCACCCCGGTCGAAGCCTCGCTCAACTGGGCGATCCAGAAGGTGCGCCGCGCGGGCGGCGCGCGCGAAGGCGGCTTTCCGGGCGCGGCCAAGGTGCTGGCCCAGTTGGCCGCCGTCGCCTCGGGCGCGGCCGGCCACACCGACCATGACACGCTCACGCGCAAGCGCGTCGGCCTCGTCGCGCTGGAACGCATTCCGGTGCGCGACGGCACGCTGCTGCAGTCGCTCGAAGGCCAGGACATCGGCACCGTCACCAGCGGCCTGCTCGGCCCCACGGCCGACCGCTGCGTGGCCATGGGCTACGTGGCCGCCGCCTTTGCCGAACCCGGCACGCGCGTGCAGGCCATCGTGCGCGGCAAGCCGGTGCCAATGGAGGTGTCGACGATGCCTTTCGTGCCGACGCGCTACTACCGCGGCTGA